Below is a window of Thermodesulfobacteriota bacterium DNA.
CCTTTGTCGACGAAGGGGGGGGGTTCGACATCGTCTCGGGCGGGGAGCTCTTCAGGGTCGTCGAGGCCGGGGCCGACCCGGCGAAGATCGTCTTCTCGGGCGTCGGCAAGAGAGAAGACGAAATAACGTACGCCATAAAGAAAAAAATCCTCATGTTCAACGTCGAGAGCCCGCAGGAGCTGCGCTCGATAGACTCGATAGCAAAAAAACTACGAAAAAAAACCCGGTTCGCCATAAGGGTGAACCCGGACGTGGACCCGAAAACGCACCCCTACATCTCGACCGGGTTAAAAGAGAACAAGTTCGGGATAGAGACGGCGGAGGCGGTGAGGGAGTACCGCTACGCCCGGAGGAACCTGAAGAACGTCGAGGCCGTGGGGGTGGACTGCCACATAGGCTCGCAGATTACGAAGCTCTCGCCTTTCACCGACGCCCTCAAGAAGACAAAGGCGCTCGTAAAGCTCCTCCGTCGGGACGGCATCGACATACGCTACCTCAATATGGGCGGCGGCCTCGGCATAACCTATAAGGACGAGGCCCCGGCGCACCCCTCCAGGTACGGCGAGGCCGTTATAAAGGGAACCCGAGGGCTCGACGTGACCCTTATATTCGAGCCCGGAAGGAGTATCGCCGGGAACGCGGGAATACTGGCGACTAAAGTCCTCTACACCAAGAAGGGCACGGCAAAGAGGTTCGTCGTCGTGGACGCGGCCATGAACGACCTCTCGAGGCCCAGCCTCTACGGCTCATACCACGAGATAAAGCCCGTCGGGAAAAGGCCCGGCAGGAAGGTAACGGCCGACGTCGTGGGCCCCATATGCGAGTCCGGGGACTTCCTCGCCCGTGATAGAGAGCTCCCCCCCGTAAGGCAGGGCGACCTGCTGGCGGTCATGAGTGCCGGGGCGTACGGCTTCTCCATGTCGGGCAACTACAACTCGCGGCCGAGGGCCGCCGAGGTCATGGTAAGGGGCCGGGAGTTCTTCGTAATAAAGAAGCGGGAGACCGTGGAAGACCTCATAAGGGGAGAGAAGGTCATAAGGCCCCGGAAAAAACGGAAATAAACCCGGGGGGGAAAAGGAAGGTAATTATACTTGATAGTTACCGCGCGGATGGGTATTATACTATGAAGTTGCGCTTCACGAAGATGCACGGCCTCGGCAACGATTTCATCATAATCGACTGCCGCAGAAGGGCGATAAAAAACCCCTCACAGGTGGTAAAGAAGCTCTCCCGGAGGAGGTTCGCCGTAGGCTTCGACCAGGCCATCCTGCTCAAGGGCTCGCGCCGTGCCGACTTCCGGATGGAGATATACAATAACGACGGCGGCCGCGTCGAGATGTGCGGCAACGGCATCCGCTGCCTGGCAAGCTACATCTGGAAGAGGGGGATCAGGAAGAAGTCGCCTCTCGAAATAGAGACACCCGCCGGGATAATAAGGCCCGAGAAAGCCGGGAAACTCATAAAGGTCGACATGGGCAGCCCGGTCACCAAGGGCAGGCTCATACCCGTCAGGTCGGACGAGGCGGTAATAAGCCGCCCATTTCGGGTAAAAGACAGGACGCTGAAGATAACCTGCGTCTCGATGGGCAACCCGCACTGCGTGATATTCGTAAAGGACGTGGACGGCTTTCCCGTTACGGAGTTCGGCCCGATAATAGAGCGGGCCAAATTCTTCCCGAAGAGGACCAACGTCGAGTTCGTCGAGATCATGTCGAGGAAGCGGCTTAAGATGCGCGTCTGGGAGCGCGGGAGCGGCGAGACCCTCGCATGCGGCACCGGGGCCTCGGCAGCGGCCGTGGCGGCCCACTTAAACGGCCTTGCCGACCGCAGCGTGACGGTCCGGCTCCGGGGGGGGAATCTCAAGATACACTGGTCGTCGAAGAAAAACCGCGTCTACATGACCGGGCCGGCCGAAGAGGTCTTTGAAGGCACGGTGGAGATATAGGAAAAGGGCCGT
It encodes the following:
- the dapF gene encoding diaminopimelate epimerase, whose product is MRFTKMHGLGNDFIIIDCRRRAIKNPSQVVKKLSRRRFAVGFDQAILLKGSRRADFRMEIYNNDGGRVEMCGNGIRCLASYIWKRGIRKKSPLEIETPAGIIRPEKAGKLIKVDMGSPVTKGRLIPVRSDEAVISRPFRVKDRTLKITCVSMGNPHCVIFVKDVDGFPVTEFGPIIERAKFFPKRTNVEFVEIMSRKRLKMRVWERGSGETLACGTGASAAAVAAHLNGLADRSVTVRLRGGNLKIHWSSKKNRVYMTGPAEEVFEGTVEI
- the lysA gene encoding diaminopimelate decarboxylase, with the translated sequence FVDEGGGFDIVSGGELFRVVEAGADPAKIVFSGVGKREDEITYAIKKKILMFNVESPQELRSIDSIAKKLRKKTRFAIRVNPDVDPKTHPYISTGLKENKFGIETAEAVREYRYARRNLKNVEAVGVDCHIGSQITKLSPFTDALKKTKALVKLLRRDGIDIRYLNMGGGLGITYKDEAPAHPSRYGEAVIKGTRGLDVTLIFEPGRSIAGNAGILATKVLYTKKGTAKRFVVVDAAMNDLSRPSLYGSYHEIKPVGKRPGRKVTADVVGPICESGDFLARDRELPPVRQGDLLAVMSAGAYGFSMSGNYNSRPRAAEVMVRGREFFVIKKRETVEDLIRGEKVIRPRKKRK